Proteins encoded within one genomic window of Acinetobacter sp. YWS30-1:
- a CDS encoding DMT family transporter, translated as MNSNSSPMLVTASIYALLVLIWAATPLAIVWSVQEVHPMWVLIIRYFGASLLALAILAAMRNPLPFDRTSMMSYVAGSLNLIGAQLFIYLAANYLTSGLMALIFGFSPLVAGLIGHVILKTNRLIWLQWLGMAVAVGGLSFVFAESADSKVNPWGVVLMLISMVSYISSIFWVKQINAPLKPMSQATGSLIVSSLGSLLIIPFIWQSFPTQMPSMQALFGFGFTMILSSIVAMLCYFWLIRRLAASTVSLSNVMTPIIALILGATLNNEVISSHAFAGIAVVMFGIVMYFWKEWREQYFSKS; from the coding sequence ATGAATTCAAATTCATCTCCCATGCTGGTGACGGCAAGTATTTATGCCTTGCTGGTGCTGATCTGGGCAGCAACGCCACTGGCGATTGTCTGGAGCGTGCAGGAAGTGCACCCGATGTGGGTGCTGATCATCCGTTATTTCGGCGCTTCTCTGCTGGCGCTGGCGATCTTGGCTGCCATGCGTAATCCATTGCCATTTGATCGAACCTCCATGATGAGCTATGTAGCAGGTAGCCTGAACTTGATCGGCGCGCAGTTATTTATCTACCTGGCTGCGAATTATTTGACCTCTGGCTTAATGGCCTTAATTTTCGGTTTCTCACCACTGGTTGCAGGTCTGATCGGGCATGTCATCCTGAAAACCAACCGTCTGATCTGGCTGCAATGGCTCGGTATGGCAGTTGCCGTCGGTGGTTTAAGTTTTGTCTTTGCGGAGTCAGCAGATAGTAAAGTGAATCCGTGGGGTGTGGTGCTAATGCTGATTAGCATGGTGTCTTATATCAGCTCGATTTTCTGGGTGAAGCAGATCAATGCACCGTTAAAACCGATGTCCCAAGCCACCGGTTCTTTGATTGTTTCCTCATTGGGATCATTGCTAATCATTCCATTTATCTGGCAATCTTTCCCAACACAAATGCCAAGTATGCAGGCGCTGTTCGGCTTTGGTTTTACCATGATCCTGTCTTCGATTGTGGCGATGCTGTGTTACTTCTGGCTGATTCGCCGTCTGGCTGCATCCACCGTATCCCTCAGCAATGTGATGACGCCAATCATTGCCCTGATTCTCGGTGCAACCCTGAATAACGAAGTGATCAGCAGTCATGCCTTTGCTGGTATTGCGGTAGTGATGTTCGGGATCGTGATGTACTTCTGGAAAGAATGGCGCGAGCAGTATTTTTCTAAATCTTAA
- a CDS encoding GNAT family N-acetyltransferase: protein MPVIVHTSADRHPQLLELWEQSVRATHHFLNDAQILKIRQQIIDHNYFTHVQLFHVEHQQQILGFMGIAGNKLEMLFISPLAFRQGIGSQLLQHALALGVTEVDVNEHNPNAIAFYLKHGFKIISRSETDAEGNPYPILHLKLQK, encoded by the coding sequence ATGCCTGTAATTGTCCATACTTCTGCCGATCGGCATCCTCAGCTCCTAGAATTGTGGGAACAATCCGTCCGTGCTACGCATCATTTCCTAAATGACGCGCAGATCCTAAAGATCCGTCAGCAGATTATTGATCATAATTATTTCACCCACGTGCAATTGTTCCATGTGGAACATCAGCAGCAGATTCTGGGTTTTATGGGCATTGCAGGCAACAAACTGGAAATGCTGTTTATTTCCCCTTTGGCCTTCCGGCAAGGTATTGGCAGCCAGTTATTGCAACATGCTCTTGCTCTGGGTGTGACTGAAGTTGATGTGAATGAGCACAACCCTAATGCGATTGCTTTCTATTTAAAACATGGTTTCAAGATCATCAGCCGCTCAGAAACCGATGCTGAAGGTAATCCCTACCCAATACTGCATCTAAAACTGCAAAAATAA
- a CDS encoding cation diffusion facilitator family transporter, with amino-acid sequence MSSESNKIVVYAALFGNLAIALVKFVAAYITNSSAMLSEAIHSVVDTLNEILLLYGMKKAEQRPDALHPFGYGRELYFWAFIVALMVFALGAIVSIYQGIQHIIHPEEMQDPMINYIVLGIAILCEGFSWTVALRTFRKMKGKMGYFEAFRRSKDPTTFTVLFEDTAALVGLFIALTGIFLAHQLNIPELDGAASILIGVVLAVSAWLLARETKGLLLGETADPRLRENVLNIAQQDAAVYSANGVLTEQMGAHQVIASLSLEFKDDLTSDEIEACVNRIEAQIKQLHPEIITLFVKPQTKAVWLERTQGRI; translated from the coding sequence ATGTCGTCTGAATCGAATAAAATTGTGGTATATGCAGCGCTGTTTGGTAATCTGGCAATCGCGCTGGTGAAATTTGTCGCAGCCTATATCACCAACAGTTCTGCCATGCTGAGTGAGGCGATTCACTCGGTTGTTGATACACTGAATGAAATTCTGCTGCTGTATGGTATGAAAAAGGCTGAGCAGCGCCCTGATGCCTTGCATCCTTTCGGCTATGGACGTGAACTGTACTTCTGGGCCTTTATCGTGGCCTTGATGGTCTTTGCTCTAGGTGCCATTGTGTCGATCTATCAGGGCATCCAGCACATTATTCATCCTGAAGAAATGCAGGATCCGATGATCAACTATATCGTGCTGGGTATTGCGATTCTGTGTGAAGGATTCTCCTGGACCGTAGCTTTAAGAACCTTCCGTAAAATGAAAGGGAAGATGGGCTATTTTGAAGCTTTTAGGCGCAGTAAAGATCCGACCACCTTTACTGTGTTATTTGAAGATACTGCTGCGCTAGTGGGTCTTTTTATTGCCCTGACCGGGATTTTCCTGGCTCATCAACTCAATATCCCTGAGCTGGATGGTGCTGCCTCTATTCTGATTGGTGTGGTACTGGCAGTATCAGCCTGGTTGCTGGCACGTGAAACCAAAGGCTTATTGCTGGGTGAAACAGCAGATCCTAGACTGCGTGAAAATGTACTTAACATTGCCCAGCAGGATGCTGCGGTCTATAGCGCCAATGGGGTGCTGACTGAGCAAATGGGCGCGCATCAGGTGATTGCCTCCTTAAGTCTGGAATTTAAAGATGATCTTACTTCTGATGAAATCGAAGCTTGCGTCAACCGGATTGAAGCGCAGATCAAACAGCTACACCCTGAAATTATTACTCTGTTTGTGAAACCTCAAACCAAAGCGGTATGGCTGGAACGGACCCAAGGTCGTATTTGA
- a CDS encoding MBL fold metallo-hydrolase, giving the protein MQDLFKTKKFQLETESSWKHLWSKPVFDYLHSDHFDGERFKNLEHHSLEQSRFDLYKWLFTRKSRTWEVNLEQERTEFFSRPRALPQNRPEATLDDWQIWFIGHATALIQIGPYNFLTDPVWCEYASPSASRGPQRVIPAGIALDELPHIDAVLLSHNHYDHMDLATLAWLHQTYQMPIYTGLGNGWYLPKDYNVIEMDWWENAFFEDIQIVYSPAQHASGRGMRDQNCALWGGFSLLNGKDHCYFAGDSGYAPHFKEIRKRLGPPRIALLPIGAYEPRELMRNIHMNPEDAFHAHQDLMARCSMAIHYRTFQLTDEARDQPENELQHIIQHSSKLINPFYCIREGKRIIV; this is encoded by the coding sequence ATGCAAGATCTTTTCAAGACTAAAAAATTTCAGCTTGAGACTGAGTCCAGTTGGAAACATCTCTGGTCCAAGCCGGTATTTGATTATCTACATTCCGATCATTTTGATGGTGAGCGGTTTAAGAATCTGGAGCATCATTCGCTCGAGCAGAGTCGCTTTGACTTGTATAAATGGTTATTCACCAGAAAATCCAGAACTTGGGAAGTAAATCTGGAACAGGAACGTACCGAGTTTTTTTCACGTCCGCGTGCTTTACCACAAAATCGGCCGGAAGCCACTTTAGATGACTGGCAAATCTGGTTTATTGGGCATGCTACCGCTCTGATCCAGATCGGGCCGTATAATTTTCTGACTGATCCGGTCTGGTGTGAATATGCCAGTCCTTCTGCATCCCGAGGGCCACAGCGCGTCATTCCTGCTGGCATTGCCCTGGATGAGCTGCCGCATATTGATGCCGTATTGCTCAGCCATAACCATTATGATCATATGGATCTGGCGACCTTGGCCTGGCTGCATCAGACCTATCAAATGCCGATCTATACCGGCCTTGGTAATGGCTGGTACCTGCCTAAAGACTATAATGTCATTGAAATGGACTGGTGGGAAAATGCATTTTTTGAAGATATCCAGATTGTCTATTCGCCAGCACAGCACGCTTCAGGACGTGGAATGCGTGACCAGAACTGCGCATTATGGGGCGGTTTTTCCTTATTGAATGGCAAGGATCATTGCTATTTTGCTGGGGATAGCGGCTATGCGCCGCATTTCAAGGAAATTCGCAAACGCCTTGGACCACCACGAATTGCGCTGTTGCCGATCGGTGCCTATGAACCGCGTGAACTGATGCGCAATATTCATATGAATCCGGAAGATGCTTTTCATGCCCATCAGGACTTAATGGCACGTTGTTCTATGGCCATTCATTATCGGACCTTCCAGCTCACCGATGAAGCACGTGACCAGCCTGAAAATGAATTGCAGCATATTATCCAGCATTCCTCCAAGCTGATTAACCCGTTTTACTGTATTCGTGAGGGCAAACGGATTATTGTCTAA
- a CDS encoding catalase, which translates to MSQDFKKCPVTHLTTEAGAPVVDNQNSMTAGARGPLLAQDLWLNEKLANFVREVIPERRMHAKGSGAFGTFTVTNDITEYTCAKIFSEVGKKTELFARFSTVAGERGAADAERDIRGFALKFYTEEGNWDLVGNNTPVFFLRDPRKFPDLNKAVKRDPKTNKRSATNNWDFWTLLPEALHQVTIVMSDRGIPAGYRHMHGFGSHTYSFINAQNERFWVKFHMRTQQGIKNLTDAEAAELIAKDRESSQTDLFDAIERGDYPKWKMYVQIMPETDAEKVPYHPFDLTKVWPKGDYPLIEVGEFELNRNPENYFQDVEQAAFAPSNLVPGISYSPDRMLQARLVNYADAARYRVGVNHAQIPVNAARCPVHSNHRDGLGRMDGNYGSLPHYEPNSFSQWQEQPEFREPPLKITGDADFWDYRKDDNDYFSQPRALFNLMNDEQKQALFNNTAAAMGDALDFIKYRHIRNCYACDPAYGEGIAQALGMSVADAQMARATDPAKGLPSFL; encoded by the coding sequence ATGAGCCAAGATTTTAAAAAATGCCCTGTCACCCACCTGACCACTGAAGCTGGTGCGCCTGTGGTCGATAACCAGAATAGTATGACGGCAGGTGCGCGTGGACCTTTACTTGCTCAGGATTTATGGCTGAATGAAAAACTGGCTAACTTTGTTCGTGAAGTGATTCCTGAGCGCCGTATGCACGCAAAAGGTTCAGGTGCATTTGGTACTTTTACTGTGACCAATGACATTACTGAATATACCTGTGCAAAAATTTTCTCGGAAGTCGGTAAAAAAACCGAACTCTTTGCCCGTTTTTCGACCGTCGCCGGTGAACGCGGTGCAGCTGATGCAGAACGTGACATTCGTGGTTTTGCCCTGAAATTCTATACCGAAGAAGGGAACTGGGACCTAGTCGGTAACAATACACCGGTATTCTTCCTGCGTGATCCACGTAAATTTCCTGACTTAAACAAAGCAGTAAAACGTGATCCGAAAACCAATAAACGTAGCGCCACCAATAACTGGGATTTCTGGACTTTATTGCCGGAAGCACTACATCAAGTTACCATCGTAATGTCCGATCGTGGGATTCCGGCTGGTTACCGTCATATGCACGGTTTCGGCAGTCATACCTACAGTTTTATCAATGCCCAAAATGAACGCTTTTGGGTAAAATTCCATATGCGTACCCAGCAAGGTATCAAGAATCTGACTGATGCTGAGGCAGCAGAGTTGATTGCTAAAGACCGTGAAAGCAGTCAAACCGACCTGTTTGATGCGATTGAACGTGGCGATTATCCGAAATGGAAAATGTACGTTCAGATCATGCCTGAAACAGATGCCGAGAAAGTGCCTTATCATCCGTTTGACCTGACCAAAGTCTGGCCGAAAGGCGATTATCCACTGATTGAAGTAGGTGAATTTGAGCTGAACCGTAATCCGGAAAACTATTTCCAGGACGTAGAACAAGCCGCTTTTGCGCCAAGCAATCTGGTACCAGGCATTAGTTACTCACCGGATCGCATGCTACAGGCACGTTTGGTCAATTATGCTGATGCAGCGCGTTACCGTGTAGGTGTGAATCATGCCCAGATTCCGGTCAATGCCGCACGTTGCCCGGTACATTCAAATCACCGTGATGGTTTGGGCCGTATGGATGGCAACTATGGTTCATTGCCGCATTATGAGCCGAACAGTTTCAGCCAGTGGCAGGAACAGCCAGAATTCAGAGAGCCCCCCCTCAAAATCACGGGTGATGCAGATTTCTGGGATTATCGCAAAGATGATAATGACTACTTCAGCCAGCCACGTGCCCTGTTCAACCTGATGAATGATGAGCAGAAACAGGCTCTATTTAATAATACCGCAGCCGCAATGGGTGATGCGCTTGATTTCATCAAGTACCGTCATATCCGTAACTGTTATGCCTGTGATCCCGCCTATGGTGAAGGTATTGCTCAAGCTCTTGGGATGAGCGTAGCTGATGCCCAGATGGCTCGAGCAACTGATCCAGCTAAAGGCCTACCAAGCTTTCTCTAA